A part of Streptomyces sp. NBC_00557 genomic DNA contains:
- the ppdK gene encoding pyruvate, phosphate dikinase, giving the protein MSTPTTYVYAFAEGSREMAGLLGGKGAGLAEMTRLGLPVPPGFTVTTEACKVYLATCEEPPELGIEEARALAGLERAMGRTLGAPDDPLLVSVRSGARFSMPGMMETILDIGLNDESVAGLAKASGQERFAWDSYRRLVQMFGRTVLGVDGDLFEQAIVAHKAQRGTRDDHDLDAGELALLTEEFKAIIRRETGEDFPQDPVEQLQRAIRAVFDSWNGERARVYRRREHIPDDLGTAVNVQAMVFGNLGPDSGTGVAFTRDPATGARGMYGDYLPDAQGEDVVSGVRDAVPLSELKTLDPRSYVELGDHLRTLENRYRDLCDVEFTVERGRLWILQTRVGKRTAEAAFRIAHDLREEKTITADEALARVDGAELTRLMFPRFDTTPADVPLAHGVPASPGAAVGVVVFDFAEAQRRAAGGQDTILVRRETTPDDLPGMIAAQAVLTSRGGKTSHAAVVARGMGKVCVCGAESLTVDPVARRLTTDTGAVVREGDTVSVDGTAGTVHLGALPLTASDVGRALETGESTGPLTEAVLTALAHADSVRRLQVRANADTPEDAVRARRLGARGIGLCRTEHMFLGDRRTLVEAMILARDDTAREEALATLLPLQREDFIGILTAMDGLPVTIRLIDPPLHEFLPDRTALAVRLASATHPDVHDRELLDAIERLHEQNPMLGLRGVRLGLAVPGLMAMQVRAIAEAVVHRLREGGQPHAEIMIPLVGTVEELRLARTEAERVLAEVTAETGESLHLPIGTMIELPRAALTAGRIADAADFFSFGTNDLTQTTWGLSRDDAEASFFPLYLEKGIFSVSPFETIDQEGVGKLVELAVEAGRAVNPELETGVCGEHGGDPESIHFFHRAGLDYVSCSPLRIPAARLEAGRAALTETETSDSR; this is encoded by the coding sequence ATGAGCACACCGACAACGTACGTGTACGCCTTCGCCGAGGGCAGCCGGGAGATGGCCGGCCTGCTCGGCGGCAAGGGAGCCGGCCTGGCCGAGATGACCCGGCTCGGACTGCCCGTGCCGCCGGGCTTCACCGTCACCACCGAAGCCTGCAAGGTCTACCTCGCCACGTGCGAGGAGCCACCCGAACTCGGCATCGAGGAGGCTCGCGCCCTGGCCGGCCTGGAACGAGCCATGGGGCGCACGTTGGGTGCGCCCGACGATCCGTTGCTGGTGTCCGTACGCTCCGGCGCCCGTTTCTCGATGCCCGGCATGATGGAGACCATCCTCGACATCGGCCTCAACGACGAGTCCGTCGCCGGCCTTGCCAAGGCGTCCGGACAGGAGCGGTTCGCGTGGGACTCGTACCGGAGGCTGGTGCAGATGTTCGGCCGCACGGTGCTGGGCGTCGACGGTGACCTGTTCGAGCAGGCCATCGTCGCGCACAAGGCGCAGCGGGGGACGCGTGACGACCACGACCTTGACGCCGGTGAACTCGCGCTGCTCACTGAGGAGTTCAAGGCGATCATTCGCCGGGAGACGGGCGAGGACTTCCCCCAGGATCCCGTCGAGCAGCTCCAGCGCGCCATCCGTGCGGTCTTCGATTCCTGGAACGGCGAACGCGCCCGTGTATACCGCCGCCGCGAGCACATCCCCGACGACCTCGGCACCGCCGTCAACGTCCAGGCGATGGTGTTCGGCAACCTCGGTCCCGACTCCGGTACCGGCGTCGCCTTCACCCGGGACCCCGCCACCGGCGCCCGCGGCATGTACGGCGACTACCTGCCCGACGCCCAGGGCGAGGACGTCGTCTCGGGAGTCCGCGACGCCGTGCCCCTGAGCGAGCTGAAGACCCTCGATCCCCGCTCGTACGTCGAGCTCGGAGACCACCTGCGCACGCTGGAGAACCGCTACCGGGATCTGTGCGACGTGGAGTTCACCGTCGAACGCGGCCGGCTGTGGATCCTCCAGACGCGGGTCGGCAAGCGCACCGCCGAGGCCGCCTTCCGTATCGCCCACGACCTGCGCGAGGAGAAGACGATCACGGCCGACGAGGCGCTGGCCCGCGTGGACGGAGCCGAGCTGACCCGGCTGATGTTCCCCCGCTTCGACACCACCCCCGCCGACGTGCCTCTCGCGCACGGCGTACCGGCCTCACCGGGCGCAGCGGTCGGGGTCGTCGTCTTCGACTTCGCCGAGGCACAGCGCCGAGCCGCCGGCGGGCAGGACACCATCCTTGTGCGCCGTGAGACGACCCCCGACGACCTGCCCGGAATGATCGCCGCTCAGGCCGTCCTCACCAGCCGGGGCGGCAAGACCAGCCACGCCGCCGTCGTCGCGCGCGGCATGGGCAAGGTGTGCGTGTGCGGGGCTGAGTCGCTGACCGTCGACCCGGTCGCCCGCCGCCTCACCACGGACACAGGGGCCGTCGTACGCGAGGGCGACACCGTGTCCGTCGATGGAACGGCGGGCACGGTGCACCTCGGTGCGCTGCCGCTCACCGCCTCCGACGTCGGGCGCGCGCTGGAGACCGGTGAGAGCACCGGCCCGCTGACAGAGGCGGTCCTGACGGCACTCGCGCACGCGGACTCCGTCCGCCGCCTTCAGGTACGGGCGAACGCCGATACCCCTGAGGACGCCGTCCGCGCCCGCCGGCTCGGCGCCCGGGGCATCGGCCTGTGCCGCACCGAGCACATGTTCCTGGGCGACCGCAGGACGCTGGTCGAGGCGATGATCCTGGCCCGCGACGACACGGCCCGCGAGGAGGCTCTCGCGACGCTGCTGCCGCTGCAGCGCGAGGACTTCATCGGCATCCTCACCGCCATGGACGGGCTGCCGGTGACCATTCGGCTCATCGACCCGCCGCTGCACGAGTTCCTGCCCGACCGCACCGCGCTGGCCGTCCGCCTGGCGAGCGCCACCCATCCAGACGTCCACGACCGCGAACTGCTCGATGCCATCGAGCGTCTGCATGAGCAGAACCCGATGCTGGGATTGCGCGGCGTACGCCTCGGACTGGCCGTTCCCGGCCTTATGGCCATGCAGGTCCGCGCGATCGCTGAGGCCGTCGTCCACCGGCTGCGCGAGGGCGGCCAGCCGCACGCCGAGATCATGATCCCGCTCGTCGGAACGGTCGAGGAACTGCGCCTGGCCCGAACGGAAGCAGAGCGCGTGCTCGCCGAAGTCACGGCGGAGACAGGGGAGTCCCTGCACCTCCCGATCGGCACAATGATCGAACTGCCCCGCGCGGCCCTCACCGCCGGACGCATCGCCGACGCCGCCGACTTCTTCTCCTTCGGCACCAACGATCTCACCCAGACCACCTGGGGACTTTCCCGCGACGATGCCGAAGCGTCCTTCTTCCCGCTGTACCTGGAGAAGGGCATCTTCAGCGTGTCCCCCTTCGAGACGATCGACCAGGAGGGCGTAGGCAAGCTCGTAGAGCTGGCCGTGGAGGCGGGCCGCGCCGTCAACCCCGAGCTGGAGACCGGGGTGTGCGGCGAGCACGGCGGCGACCCGGAGTCCATCCACTTCTTCCACCGGGCGGGCCTCGACTACGTCTCCTGCTCCCCCCTCCGCATCCCGGCCGCTCGGCTGGAGGCGGGACGAGCAGCCCTCACGGAAACCGAAACCAGCGACAGCCGGTGA
- a CDS encoding 2-hydroxyacid dehydrogenase, with protein sequence MEIVAYGVLADEEPLLRDAFDKAFAGRHELRCLGLFLDGDTVPTAAGHEVVLSSVNDTLDAKVLRSLTKGGTRLIAQRSTGFNNIDLTAAKELGLTVARVSYYSPYSVAEFAWTLALAVNRRIVRAAHRTREFDFRLDGLMGRDLRGRTAGVVGTGKIGAAFARIAHGFGMRLLGWDVAENPDCLALGMKYVPRERLFAEADLVSLHVPLLPETHHLVDAKALALMKDDAILVNSSRGGLVDTDALLETLRAGRLSGVGLDVYEEEAGVFFLDKSLEVMTDERLARLMTFSNVLTTSHQAYFTRDAVGQIAQTTVANIEDYFAGRSGDNVLVRPETP encoded by the coding sequence GTGGAGATCGTCGCCTATGGCGTCCTCGCGGACGAGGAGCCGCTGCTGAGGGACGCGTTCGACAAGGCGTTCGCGGGCCGGCATGAGCTGAGGTGTCTGGGGCTGTTCCTGGACGGGGACACCGTCCCGACCGCCGCGGGCCACGAGGTCGTGCTCAGCAGCGTCAACGACACCTTGGACGCCAAGGTACTGCGTTCGCTGACCAAGGGAGGCACCCGACTGATCGCCCAGCGGTCCACTGGCTTCAACAACATCGACCTGACCGCAGCCAAGGAACTGGGGCTCACGGTTGCCCGGGTCTCGTACTACTCGCCGTACTCGGTCGCCGAGTTCGCCTGGACCCTGGCCCTGGCGGTCAACCGCCGGATCGTCCGGGCCGCGCACCGCACCCGGGAGTTCGACTTCCGACTCGACGGGCTGATGGGCCGCGACCTGCGCGGCCGGACGGCCGGGGTGGTGGGCACCGGCAAGATCGGCGCGGCGTTCGCCCGGATCGCCCATGGGTTCGGGATGCGGCTGCTGGGCTGGGACGTCGCCGAGAACCCCGACTGCCTGGCGCTCGGCATGAAGTACGTGCCGCGCGAGCGGCTGTTCGCCGAGGCGGACCTGGTCAGCCTGCACGTGCCGCTGCTGCCCGAGACCCATCACCTCGTCGATGCCAAGGCCCTGGCGCTGATGAAGGACGACGCGATCCTGGTCAACTCCAGCCGTGGCGGCCTGGTGGACACCGACGCCCTGCTGGAGACGCTGCGCGCCGGACGGCTGAGCGGTGTCGGCCTCGACGTATACGAGGAGGAGGCCGGCGTGTTCTTCCTGGACAAGTCGCTGGAAGTGATGACCGACGAACGCCTCGCACGGCTAATGACCTTCAGCAACGTCCTGACCACATCGCACCAGGCCTACTTCACCCGGGACGCCGTCGGGCAGATCGCCCAGACCACGGTGGCCAACATCGAGGACTACTTCGCCGGCCGCTCCGGCGACAACGTGCTCGTCCGCCCCGAGACACCCTGA
- the ctaD gene encoding aa3-type cytochrome oxidase subunit I: MGTARPSAGVTVAAGTTRRAVRPSWAEWLTTTDHKKIGTMYLVTAFAFFIVGGVMALLMRAELARPGLQIMSQEQFNQAFTMHGSIMLLMFAMPLFTGFANWIMPLQIGAPDVAFPRLNMLAYWLFLFGSSIAAFGFLTPGGAADFGWFLYAPLSDAVHSPGLGADLWIMGVALSGFGSILGAVNFITTIVCMRAPGMTMFRMPIFTWNVLLTAVLVLIVFPVLAAALFALEMDRKFGAHVFDAANGGALLWQHLFWFFGHPEVYILALPFFGIVSEVIPVFARKPMFGYMGLIGATIAIAGLSVTVWAHHMYVTGGVLLPFFSFMTFLIAVPTGVKFFNWIGTMWKGSLSFETPMLWTTGFLITFLFGGLTGVILASPPMDFHLSDSYFVVAHFHYTVFGTVVYAMFAGFHFWWPKFTGKMLDERLGKITFWTLTVGFHTTFLVQHWLGVEGMPRRYADYLAADGFTALNTVSTIGSFLLGLSILPFFYNVWKTAKYGKPVEVDDPWGYGRSLEWATSCPPPRHNFVSLPRIRSESPAFDLHHPEIAALEAGAVR, from the coding sequence GTGGGGACCGCGCGGCCGAGTGCCGGGGTCACCGTGGCCGCAGGGACGACCAGAAGAGCCGTACGGCCGTCGTGGGCGGAGTGGCTGACGACCACCGACCACAAGAAGATCGGGACCATGTACCTGGTCACCGCCTTCGCCTTCTTCATCGTCGGCGGTGTGATGGCCCTGCTGATGCGCGCGGAGCTGGCCAGGCCCGGCCTGCAGATCATGTCGCAGGAGCAGTTCAACCAGGCGTTCACCATGCACGGCTCGATCATGCTGCTGATGTTCGCGATGCCGCTGTTCACCGGCTTCGCCAACTGGATCATGCCGCTGCAGATCGGCGCTCCCGACGTCGCGTTCCCCCGCCTGAACATGCTGGCCTACTGGCTCTTCCTGTTCGGTTCGTCGATCGCGGCCTTCGGCTTCCTGACCCCGGGAGGCGCCGCTGACTTCGGCTGGTTCCTGTACGCCCCGCTGTCGGACGCCGTCCACTCGCCGGGCCTCGGCGCCGACCTGTGGATCATGGGCGTGGCGCTGTCCGGCTTCGGCTCGATCCTGGGCGCGGTCAACTTCATCACCACGATCGTCTGCATGCGGGCGCCGGGCATGACCATGTTCCGGATGCCGATCTTCACCTGGAACGTGCTGCTGACCGCGGTGTTGGTCCTGATCGTCTTCCCGGTGCTGGCGGCTGCGCTGTTCGCGCTGGAGATGGACCGCAAGTTCGGCGCCCACGTCTTCGACGCGGCCAACGGCGGGGCCCTGTTGTGGCAGCATCTGTTCTGGTTCTTCGGCCATCCCGAGGTCTACATCCTGGCGCTGCCGTTCTTCGGCATCGTCTCCGAGGTCATTCCGGTCTTCGCCCGCAAGCCGATGTTCGGCTACATGGGACTGATCGGCGCAACCATCGCCATCGCGGGTCTGTCGGTGACGGTGTGGGCCCACCACATGTACGTCACGGGCGGCGTCCTCCTGCCGTTCTTCTCCTTCATGACGTTTCTGATCGCGGTGCCGACCGGGGTGAAGTTTTTCAACTGGATCGGCACCATGTGGAAGGGCTCGCTGTCCTTCGAGACGCCGATGCTGTGGACCACCGGCTTCCTCATCACCTTCCTCTTCGGCGGCCTGACCGGCGTGATCCTGGCTTCCCCGCCGATGGACTTCCACCTCTCTGACTCGTACTTCGTCGTGGCGCACTTCCACTACACGGTCTTCGGTACGGTCGTGTACGCGATGTTCGCCGGATTCCACTTCTGGTGGCCCAAGTTCACCGGCAAGATGCTCGACGAACGCCTCGGGAAGATCACGTTCTGGACGCTCACTGTCGGCTTCCACACCACGTTCCTGGTCCAGCACTGGCTGGGCGTCGAGGGCATGCCCCGCCGCTACGCGGACTACCTGGCCGCCGACGGCTTCACGGCTCTCAACACCGTTTCGACGATCGGTTCGTTCCTGCTCGGCCTGTCGATCCTGCCGTTCTTCTACAACGTCTGGAAGACGGCCAAGTACGGCAAGCCGGTCGAGGTCGACGACCCCTGGGGCTACGGGCGTTCGCTGGAGTGGGCGACCTCCTGTCCGCCCCCGCGCCACAACTTCGTTTCCCTGCCTCGTATCCGCAGCGAGTCCCCGGCGTTCGACCTGCACCACCCGGAGATCGCGGCACTTGAAGCAGGGGCGGTGAGGTAG
- a CDS encoding ATP-binding protein — translation MSHSSEERYDPLNGDTPQTADRARDVARSFLSVLAPSGGDEADAVLLVVTELISNAVRHAGGVTGFGLRAGPGTVTVTVHDASRRPPRPQLTDPREPGGFGWLLVQELALDVQVSVGPTGKAVSAVLPLFC, via the coding sequence ATGTCGCATTCGTCCGAGGAGCGATACGACCCCCTGAACGGAGACACTCCTCAGACCGCGGATCGGGCGAGGGATGTGGCTCGCAGCTTTCTGTCCGTTCTTGCGCCCTCTGGTGGGGACGAGGCGGACGCGGTGCTGCTGGTGGTGACCGAGCTGATCAGCAACGCGGTCCGCCACGCCGGCGGCGTGACCGGTTTCGGGCTCAGGGCGGGCCCAGGGACGGTGACAGTGACAGTGCACGACGCCAGCCGCCGGCCCCCGCGGCCACAGCTCACAGATCCGAGAGAACCCGGCGGGTTCGGCTGGCTTCTGGTACAGGAGCTGGCGCTTGACGTCCAGGTCAGCGTGGGTCCCACCGGGAAGGCGGTTTCGGCGGTCTTGCCGCTGTTCTGCTGA